One segment of Coffea arabica cultivar ET-39 chromosome 7c, Coffea Arabica ET-39 HiFi, whole genome shotgun sequence DNA contains the following:
- the LOC113699392 gene encoding ABC transporter F family member 4-like produces MGKKKTDDVGAKPSGKDGKKEKLSVSAMLAGMDQKPEKTKSSSSSLSSVTSKPRSKSAPKVSSYTDDIDLPPSDDEEEEGYGSDEEQGQNASRTHPSRQNRIDGRPLEILVTDKELKKREKKDMIAAQAAEIAKQEALKDDHDAFTVVIGSRASVLDGQDEADANVKDITIDNFSVSARGKELLKNASVKISHGKRYGLVGPNGKGKSTLLKLLAWRKIPVPKNIDVLLVEQEVVGDDRTALEAVVAANEELINLRQEVASLQNASSDSVGDEKDDDDDDAGEKLAELYEKLELMGSDAAEAQASKILAGLGFTKDMQARTTRSFSGGWRMRISLARALFVQPTLLLLDEPTNHLDLRAVLWLEEYLCRWKKTLIVVSHDRDFLNTVCNEIIHLHDMKLQYYRGNFDSFESGYEQRRKEMNKKYEIYDKQLKAAKRSGSRTQQEKVKDRAKFNAAKETSRSKAKGKADEDEPQHEAPQKWRDYTVEFHFPEPTELTPPLLQLIEVSFSYPNREDFRLSNVDVGIDMGTRVAIVGPNGAGKSTLLNLLAGDLVATEGEVRRSQKLRIGRYSQHFVDLLTMDETPVQYLLRLHPDQEGLSKQEAVRAKLGKFGLPSHNHLTPIAKLSGGQKARVVFTSISMSKPHILLLDEPTNHLDMQSIDALADALDEFTGGVVLVSHDSRLISRVCEDEERSEIWVVENGTVETFPGTFEEYKEELLKEIRAEVDE; encoded by the coding sequence ATGGGTAAGAAGAAAACAGATGATGTTGGGGCTAAGCCAAGTGGTAAAGACGGGAAAAAAGAGAAGCTTTCAGTTTCTGCTATGCTTGCTGGTATGGACCAGAAACCTGAAAAGACCAAGAGTTCATCTTCTTCGTTGAGCTCTGTAACTAGTAAGCCGAGGTCAAAATCAGCTCCCAAAGTGTCATCTTACACTGATGATATTGATCTCCCTCCTTCTGATGATGAAGAGGAGGAAGGCTATGGTTCTGATGAAGAGCAGGGACAGAATGCTTCTCGTACGCATCCAAGCAGACAGAACAGAATTGATGGTAGGCCGCTCGAAATTTTGGTTACTGACAAAGAGTTGAAGAAACGAGAAAAGAAGGATATGATTGCTGCCCAAGCTGCTGAGATTGCTAAACAAGAGGCCCTTAAAGATGATCATGATGCTTTTACGGTAGTTATTGGTAGCCGTGCTTCTGTTCTTGATGGTCAGGATGAAGCTGATGCCAATGTCAAGGATATAACAATTGATAATTTTTCGGTGTCTGCTCGGGGAAAGGAGCTCTTAAAGAATGCATCAGTTAAGATATCTCATGGAAAGAGGTATGGATTGGTTGGTCCCAACGGCAAGGGCAAGTCTACTTTATTGAAGCTTCTTGCTTGGAGGAAGATTCCCGTACCCAAAAACATAGATGTCCTTTTGGTCGAACAGGAGGTGGTTGGTGATGATAGAACTGCTCTTGAAGCAGTTGTTGCAGCTAATGAAGAACTCATCAACCTCCGGCAAGAGGTAGCTAGTTTGCAGAATGCATCTTCAGATTCTGTTGGTGATGAGAAggacgatgatgatgatgatgcaggGGAGAAGCTTGCCgaattgtatgaaaaattggAGCTAATGGGTTCGGATGCTGCAGAGGCTCAGGCATCAAAAATTCTTGCTGGGTTGGGTTTCACCAAGGATATGCAGGCCCGTACTACCAGGTCATTTAGTGGTGGTTGGAGGATGAGAATTTCACTAGCTCGGGCACTTTTTGTTCAGCCAACTCTGTTGCTATTGGATGAACCCACCAATCATCTTGACCTGAGGGCCGTTCTCTGGTTAGAGGAGTACTTATGCagatggaagaaaactcttATCGTTGTTTCGCATGACCGTGATTTCCTTAATACTGTTTGCAATGAAATTATTCACCTCCATGACATGAAGCTGCAATATTATCGTGGaaattttgatagttttgaAAGTGGATATGAGCAGCGTCGCAAAGAGATGAATAAGAAGTATGAGATTTATGACAAGCAGTTGAAAGCTGCCAAGAGGTCTGGAAGTCGCACTCAACAGGAGAAGGTCAAAGATCGAGCCAAATTTAATGCTGCCAAGGAAACGTCCAGGAGCAAAGCTAAAGGCAAGGCTGATGAGGATGAGCCGCAGCATGAGGCCCCTCAAAAGTGGAGAGATTACACTGTGGAGTTCCATTTCCCTGAGCCTACAGAGCTAACACCTCCCCTCTTGCAGCTCATTGAAGTTAGTTTCAGCTATCCAAATCGAGAGGATTTTAGGCTATCTAATGTGGATGTTGGTATTGATATGGGAACTCGTGTTGCTATTGTGGGGCCTAATGGTGCTGGGAAATCTACCTTGCTGAATCTTCTTGCTGGTGATTTAGTTGCCACAGAGGGTGAAGTTCGGAGGAGTCAAAAGTTAAGGATTGGCAGATATTCACAGCACTTTGTGGACCTTCTGACAATGGATGAGACGCCAGTTCAATATCTTCTTCGTCTTCATCCTGATCAAGAGGGCCTGAGTAAACAAGAGGCTGTTCGTGCAAAGCTGGGGAAATTTGGACTCCCCAGCCATAATCACCTTACTCCAATTGCAAAATTATCTGGAGGACAAAAGGCCCGGGTTGTCTTCACTTCAATTTCCATGTCAAAGCCACATATTTTGCTATTGGACGAGCCAACTAATCACTTGGATATGCAGAGCATTGATGCACTAGCTGATGCGCTTGATGAGTTTACTGGCGGTGTTGTCCTAGTCAGCCATGACTCAAGGCTTATATCACGCGTATGCGAAGATGAAGAACGAAGTGAAATTTGGGTAGTGGAGAATGGGACTGTCGAGACTTTCCCCGGCACTTTTGAGGAGTACAAGGAAGAGCTCCTCAAGGAAATAAGAGCGGAGGTTGATGAGTGA
- the LOC113698406 gene encoding protein DWD HYPERSENSITIVE TO UV-B 1-like isoform X2, translating into MIHHMAVIQRINHQKCTIEVFLDQLEDCDLSPVIDVFLDVQCDAVDILCRSPCVLNQESVLSLINAANSKLEVIDLQDASVRKDILCDILHGGLKCHVMNLRFNEFHAFNFAGGFMLLHTLSLDFCSSLSTLENDCFVNMPNLMRISLCGTRVANLWTTSAALSRLNSLVEIRFQNCACCKNTGSCPTLSRERRDLACDRNVAERTSEHSKSQQTTISVGNVESSIQDESPKFVSVGDSLVNIHTHSISHNSIDDRLIGKMSYNLHGISSSGQSSNAHPVSVGLSMLQIEVSHAKLETEEDGESPTSVLDLDVKDSSIASKMKVLENPSPICFENHYREYMIASLPHLQVLDNIPIRLVDRDMAKMVFSKYFEYLPYKRQHGESVSNILYMRETGTSCGYHERSTIKKQSNSQKSKFFYTRSICAAKFGSSVWPVHLPMSQICSTLGEGSRSLRPRQFEYHPSDASLMGFGTLDGEVVVINHDKGSLFKYIPALETSNSAMALCWLNQHPAKLLAGFEKGSLRLYDINQVTTKVEDSRWTSSTKFYDDFDQLTSVHVNSSDDKFLASGYSRKLAVYDLCTGRRLQLLTDIHRETINVAKFANCSPHLLVTSSYDCDVKMWDLRQKPTLPCYTSSSSRGNVMVCFSPDDLYLLVSAVDNEVRQLLAVDGRLHTRFEISSTGSSHNFTRSYYMNGRDYIISGSSDESILRICCAQTGRRLRDVHLQDRTLGSAMYVQSLRSDPFRHFHMAVLAAYVRPSSRWGIVKVNLLASSHHAKQDSESQDFCPRFGWGG; encoded by the exons ATGATCCATCATATG gctGTTATACAGAGAATCAACCACCAGAAATGCACTATAGAAGTATTCTTAGACCAACTTGAGGATTGTGATTTATCTCCAGTTATAGATGTCTTCCTTGATGTGCAGTGTGATGCAGTTGACATTCTTTGTAGATCACCCTGTGTCTTAAACCAAGAATCTGTATTGTCTCTAATAAATGCAGCCAATTCAAAACTTGAAGTCATTGATCTCCAAGATGCATCTGTCCGGAAGGATATCTTATG TGATATTCTCCATGGTGGTTTAAAATGTCATGTAATGAATTTAAGGTTCAATGAGTTCCATGCTTTCAACTTCGCTGGAGGCTTTATGCTATTACACACCCTTAGTCTTGACTTCTGTTCTTCTCTCTCTACATTGGAGAATGATTGTTTTGTTAACATGCCAAATCTGATGCGGATATCTCTATGTGGAACAAGAGTTGCAAATCTGTGGACAACTAGTGCTGCCTTGTCCAGATTAAATTCCTTGGTTGAAATCCGGTTTCAAAACTGTGCGTGCTGCAAAAACACTGGATCATGTCCTACTTTGTCCAGAGAGAGAAGAGATCTTGCTTGTGACAGAAATGTGGCAGAGCGCACGAGTGAGCATTCAAAGAGTCAACAAACAACTATTTCTGTTGGGAATGTTGAATCTTCTATTCAAGATGAATCGCCCAAATTTGTCTCTGTTGGAGATTCATTAGTAAATATTCATACTCACAGCATATCTCACAACTCAATAGATGATAGATTAATAGGTAAGATGTCATATAATCTTCATGGAATTAGCTCATCTGGTCAGTCTTCCAATGCTCATCCTGTATCAGTTGGCTTGAGCATGCTGCAGATTGAG GTTTCTCATGCAAAATTGGAGACTGAAGAGGATGGTGAGTCCCCTACAAGTGTGCTTGACTTGGATGTGAAAGATTCCTCAATTGCCTCTAAAATGAAAGTTCTAGAAAATCCTTCTCCAATCTGCTTTGAGAACCACTACAGGGAGTACATGATTGCATCACTACCCCATTTACAGGTTCTAGATAACATCCCAATAAGACTTGTGGACAGGGACATGGCCAAAATGGTCTTCTCAAAATATTTTGAGTACTTACCATATAAACGACAGCATGGGGAGAGTGTTAGCAACATTTTGTATATGCGTGAGACAGGAACAAGTTGTGGATACCATGAAAGGTCTACCATAAAGAAGCAATCAAATTCCCAAAAGAGTAAATTTTTCTATACCAGGTCCATTTGTGCAGCAAAATTTGGCTCTTCAGTGTGGCCCGTCCACCTTCCTATGTCTCAGATCTGCAGTACTTTGGGAGAAGGTAGCAGAAGCCTCCGGCCTAGGCAGTTTGAGTATCACCCATCTGATGCTTCTCTAATGGGTTTTGGAACACTGGATGGGGAAGTGGTTGTCATCAATCATGATAAAGGAAGCCTCTTCAAGTATATTCCAGCCTTGGAAACTTCTAACAGTGCAATGGCACTATGTTGGCTTAATCAGCATCCAGCAAAG CTTCTTGCTGGTTTTGAGAAAGGTTCCTTGAGATTATATGACATCAATCAAGTGACAACAAAAGTTGAGGATAGCCGTTGGACTTCCAGCACTAAATTCTATGATGACTTTGATCAGCTGACTTCAGTTCATGTTAATTCAAGTGATGATAAGTTCTTGGCTAGTGGTTATTCGAGAAAACTTGCAGTATACGATCTCTGCACTGGCAGACGCTTGCAGTTGTTGACAGATATACATCGAGAAACAATTAATGTTGCTAAATTTGCCAATTGCTCTCCACACCTTCTTGTTACTTCATCATATGACTGTGATGTCAAGATGTGGGATTTAAGACAAAAACCAACACTACCTTGCTATACTTCTTCAAGCTCAAGAGGAAATGTAATGGTCTGCTTTTCACCTGATGACCTTTATCTGCTTGTATCAGCTGTGGACAATGAG GTGAGACAACTTTTGGCCGTTGATGGGAGGCTTCACACAAGATTTGAAATATCTTCAACAGGAAGTTCTCATAATTTCACTAGATCATATTACATGAACGGTAGAGACTATATCATCAGTGGAAGTTCTGATGAATCCATTCTAAGAATTTGCTGTGCCCAAACGGGAAGGCGGTTAAGGGATGTCCATCTGCAG GATAGGACTCTGGGGAGCGCAATGTATGTGCAGTCTTTGAGAAGTGATCCATTTCGT CACTTTCATATGGCTGTTTTAGCTGCCTATGTTCGTCCAAGCTCACGATGGGGGATTGTTAAG GTCAATTTGCTGGCTTCAAGTCATCATGCTAAACAGGATTCTGAATCCCAAGATTTCTGCCCTCGCTTTGGATGGGGAGGTTGA
- the LOC113698406 gene encoding protein DWD HYPERSENSITIVE TO UV-B 1-like isoform X1, protein MSLDNNVSSLDSRYLDSCKRHQALPNTAVLSWLHKAVIQRINHQKCTIEVFLDQLEDCDLSPVIDVFLDVQCDAVDILCRSPCVLNQESVLSLINAANSKLEVIDLQDASVRKDILCDILHGGLKCHVMNLRFNEFHAFNFAGGFMLLHTLSLDFCSSLSTLENDCFVNMPNLMRISLCGTRVANLWTTSAALSRLNSLVEIRFQNCACCKNTGSCPTLSRERRDLACDRNVAERTSEHSKSQQTTISVGNVESSIQDESPKFVSVGDSLVNIHTHSISHNSIDDRLIGKMSYNLHGISSSGQSSNAHPVSVGLSMLQIEVSHAKLETEEDGESPTSVLDLDVKDSSIASKMKVLENPSPICFENHYREYMIASLPHLQVLDNIPIRLVDRDMAKMVFSKYFEYLPYKRQHGESVSNILYMRETGTSCGYHERSTIKKQSNSQKSKFFYTRSICAAKFGSSVWPVHLPMSQICSTLGEGSRSLRPRQFEYHPSDASLMGFGTLDGEVVVINHDKGSLFKYIPALETSNSAMALCWLNQHPAKLLAGFEKGSLRLYDINQVTTKVEDSRWTSSTKFYDDFDQLTSVHVNSSDDKFLASGYSRKLAVYDLCTGRRLQLLTDIHRETINVAKFANCSPHLLVTSSYDCDVKMWDLRQKPTLPCYTSSSSRGNVMVCFSPDDLYLLVSAVDNEVRQLLAVDGRLHTRFEISSTGSSHNFTRSYYMNGRDYIISGSSDESILRICCAQTGRRLRDVHLQDRTLGSAMYVQSLRSDPFRHFHMAVLAAYVRPSSRWGIVKVNLLASSHHAKQDSESQDFCPRFGWGG, encoded by the exons ATGTCTCTTGATAATAATGTCTCCAGCTTAGATTCCAG GTATCTGGATTCCTGCAAGAGGCATCAGGCTCTACCAAATACTGCAGTCTTGTCATGGCTTCATAAG gctGTTATACAGAGAATCAACCACCAGAAATGCACTATAGAAGTATTCTTAGACCAACTTGAGGATTGTGATTTATCTCCAGTTATAGATGTCTTCCTTGATGTGCAGTGTGATGCAGTTGACATTCTTTGTAGATCACCCTGTGTCTTAAACCAAGAATCTGTATTGTCTCTAATAAATGCAGCCAATTCAAAACTTGAAGTCATTGATCTCCAAGATGCATCTGTCCGGAAGGATATCTTATG TGATATTCTCCATGGTGGTTTAAAATGTCATGTAATGAATTTAAGGTTCAATGAGTTCCATGCTTTCAACTTCGCTGGAGGCTTTATGCTATTACACACCCTTAGTCTTGACTTCTGTTCTTCTCTCTCTACATTGGAGAATGATTGTTTTGTTAACATGCCAAATCTGATGCGGATATCTCTATGTGGAACAAGAGTTGCAAATCTGTGGACAACTAGTGCTGCCTTGTCCAGATTAAATTCCTTGGTTGAAATCCGGTTTCAAAACTGTGCGTGCTGCAAAAACACTGGATCATGTCCTACTTTGTCCAGAGAGAGAAGAGATCTTGCTTGTGACAGAAATGTGGCAGAGCGCACGAGTGAGCATTCAAAGAGTCAACAAACAACTATTTCTGTTGGGAATGTTGAATCTTCTATTCAAGATGAATCGCCCAAATTTGTCTCTGTTGGAGATTCATTAGTAAATATTCATACTCACAGCATATCTCACAACTCAATAGATGATAGATTAATAGGTAAGATGTCATATAATCTTCATGGAATTAGCTCATCTGGTCAGTCTTCCAATGCTCATCCTGTATCAGTTGGCTTGAGCATGCTGCAGATTGAG GTTTCTCATGCAAAATTGGAGACTGAAGAGGATGGTGAGTCCCCTACAAGTGTGCTTGACTTGGATGTGAAAGATTCCTCAATTGCCTCTAAAATGAAAGTTCTAGAAAATCCTTCTCCAATCTGCTTTGAGAACCACTACAGGGAGTACATGATTGCATCACTACCCCATTTACAGGTTCTAGATAACATCCCAATAAGACTTGTGGACAGGGACATGGCCAAAATGGTCTTCTCAAAATATTTTGAGTACTTACCATATAAACGACAGCATGGGGAGAGTGTTAGCAACATTTTGTATATGCGTGAGACAGGAACAAGTTGTGGATACCATGAAAGGTCTACCATAAAGAAGCAATCAAATTCCCAAAAGAGTAAATTTTTCTATACCAGGTCCATTTGTGCAGCAAAATTTGGCTCTTCAGTGTGGCCCGTCCACCTTCCTATGTCTCAGATCTGCAGTACTTTGGGAGAAGGTAGCAGAAGCCTCCGGCCTAGGCAGTTTGAGTATCACCCATCTGATGCTTCTCTAATGGGTTTTGGAACACTGGATGGGGAAGTGGTTGTCATCAATCATGATAAAGGAAGCCTCTTCAAGTATATTCCAGCCTTGGAAACTTCTAACAGTGCAATGGCACTATGTTGGCTTAATCAGCATCCAGCAAAG CTTCTTGCTGGTTTTGAGAAAGGTTCCTTGAGATTATATGACATCAATCAAGTGACAACAAAAGTTGAGGATAGCCGTTGGACTTCCAGCACTAAATTCTATGATGACTTTGATCAGCTGACTTCAGTTCATGTTAATTCAAGTGATGATAAGTTCTTGGCTAGTGGTTATTCGAGAAAACTTGCAGTATACGATCTCTGCACTGGCAGACGCTTGCAGTTGTTGACAGATATACATCGAGAAACAATTAATGTTGCTAAATTTGCCAATTGCTCTCCACACCTTCTTGTTACTTCATCATATGACTGTGATGTCAAGATGTGGGATTTAAGACAAAAACCAACACTACCTTGCTATACTTCTTCAAGCTCAAGAGGAAATGTAATGGTCTGCTTTTCACCTGATGACCTTTATCTGCTTGTATCAGCTGTGGACAATGAG GTGAGACAACTTTTGGCCGTTGATGGGAGGCTTCACACAAGATTTGAAATATCTTCAACAGGAAGTTCTCATAATTTCACTAGATCATATTACATGAACGGTAGAGACTATATCATCAGTGGAAGTTCTGATGAATCCATTCTAAGAATTTGCTGTGCCCAAACGGGAAGGCGGTTAAGGGATGTCCATCTGCAG GATAGGACTCTGGGGAGCGCAATGTATGTGCAGTCTTTGAGAAGTGATCCATTTCGT CACTTTCATATGGCTGTTTTAGCTGCCTATGTTCGTCCAAGCTCACGATGGGGGATTGTTAAG GTCAATTTGCTGGCTTCAAGTCATCATGCTAAACAGGATTCTGAATCCCAAGATTTCTGCCCTCGCTTTGGATGGGGAGGTTGA
- the LOC113698406 gene encoding protein DWD HYPERSENSITIVE TO UV-B 1-like isoform X3 encodes MSLDNNVSSLDSRYLDSCKRHQALPNTAVLSWLHKAVIQRINHQKCTIEVFLDQLEDCDLSPVIDVFLDVQCDAVDILCRSPCVLNQESVLSLINAANSKLEVIDLQDASVRKDILCDILHGGLKCHVMNLRFNEFHAFNFAGGFMLLHTLSLDFCSSLSTLENDCFVNMPNLMRISLCGTRVANLWTTSAALSRLNSLVEIRFQNCACCKNTGSCPTLSRERRDLACDRNVAERTSEHSKSQQTTISVGNVESSIQDESPKFVSVGDSLVNIHTHSISHNSIDDRLIGKMSYNLHGISSSGQSSNAHPVSVGLSMLQIEVSHAKLETEEDGESPTSVLDLDVKDSSIASKMKVLENPSPICFENHYREYMIASLPHLQVLDNIPIRLVDRDMAKMVFSKYFEYLPYKRQHGESVSNILYMRETGTSCGYHERSTIKKQSNSQKSKFFYTRSICAAKFGSSVWPVHLPMSQICSTLGEGSRSLRPRQFEYHPSDASLMGFGTLDGEVVVINHDKGSLFKYIPALETSNSAMALCWLNQHPAKVRQLLAVDGRLHTRFEISSTGSSHNFTRSYYMNGRDYIISGSSDESILRICCAQTGRRLRDVHLQDRTLGSAMYVQSLRSDPFRHFHMAVLAAYVRPSSRWGIVKVNLLASSHHAKQDSESQDFCPRFGWGG; translated from the exons ATGTCTCTTGATAATAATGTCTCCAGCTTAGATTCCAG GTATCTGGATTCCTGCAAGAGGCATCAGGCTCTACCAAATACTGCAGTCTTGTCATGGCTTCATAAG gctGTTATACAGAGAATCAACCACCAGAAATGCACTATAGAAGTATTCTTAGACCAACTTGAGGATTGTGATTTATCTCCAGTTATAGATGTCTTCCTTGATGTGCAGTGTGATGCAGTTGACATTCTTTGTAGATCACCCTGTGTCTTAAACCAAGAATCTGTATTGTCTCTAATAAATGCAGCCAATTCAAAACTTGAAGTCATTGATCTCCAAGATGCATCTGTCCGGAAGGATATCTTATG TGATATTCTCCATGGTGGTTTAAAATGTCATGTAATGAATTTAAGGTTCAATGAGTTCCATGCTTTCAACTTCGCTGGAGGCTTTATGCTATTACACACCCTTAGTCTTGACTTCTGTTCTTCTCTCTCTACATTGGAGAATGATTGTTTTGTTAACATGCCAAATCTGATGCGGATATCTCTATGTGGAACAAGAGTTGCAAATCTGTGGACAACTAGTGCTGCCTTGTCCAGATTAAATTCCTTGGTTGAAATCCGGTTTCAAAACTGTGCGTGCTGCAAAAACACTGGATCATGTCCTACTTTGTCCAGAGAGAGAAGAGATCTTGCTTGTGACAGAAATGTGGCAGAGCGCACGAGTGAGCATTCAAAGAGTCAACAAACAACTATTTCTGTTGGGAATGTTGAATCTTCTATTCAAGATGAATCGCCCAAATTTGTCTCTGTTGGAGATTCATTAGTAAATATTCATACTCACAGCATATCTCACAACTCAATAGATGATAGATTAATAGGTAAGATGTCATATAATCTTCATGGAATTAGCTCATCTGGTCAGTCTTCCAATGCTCATCCTGTATCAGTTGGCTTGAGCATGCTGCAGATTGAG GTTTCTCATGCAAAATTGGAGACTGAAGAGGATGGTGAGTCCCCTACAAGTGTGCTTGACTTGGATGTGAAAGATTCCTCAATTGCCTCTAAAATGAAAGTTCTAGAAAATCCTTCTCCAATCTGCTTTGAGAACCACTACAGGGAGTACATGATTGCATCACTACCCCATTTACAGGTTCTAGATAACATCCCAATAAGACTTGTGGACAGGGACATGGCCAAAATGGTCTTCTCAAAATATTTTGAGTACTTACCATATAAACGACAGCATGGGGAGAGTGTTAGCAACATTTTGTATATGCGTGAGACAGGAACAAGTTGTGGATACCATGAAAGGTCTACCATAAAGAAGCAATCAAATTCCCAAAAGAGTAAATTTTTCTATACCAGGTCCATTTGTGCAGCAAAATTTGGCTCTTCAGTGTGGCCCGTCCACCTTCCTATGTCTCAGATCTGCAGTACTTTGGGAGAAGGTAGCAGAAGCCTCCGGCCTAGGCAGTTTGAGTATCACCCATCTGATGCTTCTCTAATGGGTTTTGGAACACTGGATGGGGAAGTGGTTGTCATCAATCATGATAAAGGAAGCCTCTTCAAGTATATTCCAGCCTTGGAAACTTCTAACAGTGCAATGGCACTATGTTGGCTTAATCAGCATCCAGCAAAG GTGAGACAACTTTTGGCCGTTGATGGGAGGCTTCACACAAGATTTGAAATATCTTCAACAGGAAGTTCTCATAATTTCACTAGATCATATTACATGAACGGTAGAGACTATATCATCAGTGGAAGTTCTGATGAATCCATTCTAAGAATTTGCTGTGCCCAAACGGGAAGGCGGTTAAGGGATGTCCATCTGCAG GATAGGACTCTGGGGAGCGCAATGTATGTGCAGTCTTTGAGAAGTGATCCATTTCGT CACTTTCATATGGCTGTTTTAGCTGCCTATGTTCGTCCAAGCTCACGATGGGGGATTGTTAAG GTCAATTTGCTGGCTTCAAGTCATCATGCTAAACAGGATTCTGAATCCCAAGATTTCTGCCCTCGCTTTGGATGGGGAGGTTGA